CGGGGGATCGCGCGTCCGGGTCGCGAACCCGGTGGGATATTTCGGCCCGGGCGAATGGGAGGACCGCGATCTGGCGGCCGGGACCACCTATTCCTACTGGGTCACCGCGCCGCGCGAGGGAGCTCCGAATCTCGAGTACGGACCGGTCCGGGTGGCAATCCCCGCGAGCCCCCCGGCGCCGCGCGTTCTGGCGCTCGGGCCCGTGCGGCCGAACCCCTTCCATCCCGCGGCGACCCTGCCGGTGTCGCTGGACCGCGATGGCCGGTTCGTGTTGCGTGTCTTCCGCGTGAACGGAGCGCTGGTCCGCACGCTCCAGGACGGACCGGGGGCACCCGGCCTTCATCCTTATACCTGGGACGGTCGGGACGATCGCGGCGTCGCGGTCCCGGGAGGGGTGTACCTCATCGAGCTTACATCGGGCGGCAGAACCCGGGTGGCAAAGGCGGTCCTGCTTCGATGAGCACCGGAACCAACACGCGCATCGACGGACCTCTGGTGTACCTCGAAGCCCCGGGGCCGGAGCATCTCCCCGCGATTTGGAAGGTCTATCTGGACGCGCCCGATTATTTCGAGGCGCTGACCGGAAGCGCGGATTTCGATCCCACCGCGGTCGAGATGCTCTACGAGGATGCGCTGTCCGAGGACAGTCGGTATTACCTCGCCATCCGCCGCACGGACACGAAATCGCTCGTGGGCACGATCGAGTTCGAGGCCGGGGCCGACGATGTGCCCGCAACGCTGCGGGGACTCGTCGTCGCGCAGGGAGAGAGGGGACGGGGCTACGGACGGGCGGCGCTCGAGCTGGCCGAAGGGTTCCTCGCGAACGACCTCGGCGTCACGACGATTGCGGCCGACGTCCCGGAAGGCTACGACGATGGCGCGAGGTTCCTGGAGGCGCTCGGCTACCGCGAGCGGCGTCTCAAGTCCGCCGAGGTTCGCTGGGTGAAGCGGATCGCCGGGGCCTAGGAGCCCGAGAGGCCAGCGCCTCGTTCACCCTCGACGCGAGCACGCCCACTTCGAAGGGCTTGCTGACCACGAAATCGATCCCGTGGGCGACCATCACCTCGTCGCTCACCGTCGCGCCCCAGCCCGTGACGAGCCCCAGAACGATGCCCGGGCCCCCCTCGGCACGGACGATCCGCGCCACCTCCCATCCGCTCACGTCGGGCATGCCGAGATCGGTCAACACCGCGTCGAATTTCCCGGAGCGAAACCGGTCGATTCCTTCGGTGCCGCAGTTTCCGGTGACGATCTCATGCCCCTCGCAGACGAGCGCGTCGCGCATCACTTCCAGGAGATCGGGCTCGTCGTCGACCACCAGGATGCGCGCCTTGAACGGCGCGGGGTGGCGGTCGGGTCTCGCGAGGTTCGCCCTCGCGGGATCCACGGAGGGGAACCGCATGCGCACCACGGTCCCCACATGTTCCGTGGACTCCACTTCGATCGAGCCGCGGTGGCGGCTCACGATCCCGTAGACCATCGAGAGCCCCAGGCCGTTCCCGGAAAGGCCTTTGGTCGTAAAGAACGGCTCGAACATGCGGCTCTTCACGTCCTCGGACATCCCGACGCCGTTGTCCTCCACCTCGAAAACGGACTCGGCGCCCTCGACGCGCGCCCGAATCACGATCGTGCCCCCCATCGGGAGCGCATCCACGGCGTTGAAGATGAGGTTCGTCAGCGCCTCTCGGATTTCCGCCCGGGTGCCCAGAATGGGCGCGGCGGCCTCCGCCTCGATCCGGATTTCCACCTTCACGCCTCGTCGCTCCGCTTCGTTCTTCCATTTCCCCTTGGTGATTTCAATCACCTCGGCCGCGACGGAAGGGAGATGGAGCACTTCGTTCTGCGACTCTTCCCGGACGCGCGTGTACTGCTGGATCCGGCGCACCGTCTGCCCTCCGTCCATGGCGGCCTGGCGGATGACCTCGAGACCCGCGGTCAGTTCCGGATCGGCCACTTTCATCTGGAGAAGCTGCGTCCGGCCCAGGATGATGCCGAGATTATTGTTGAAATCGTGCGCGACTCCCGCAGCCAGCTCCCCGAGCGCGCGCAGCTTCTCCCCCCGGATGAGGCGCTCTTGTAAGTCGCGCTGGGCGGAGATGTCAGAGATCAGGATCATCGTCGCCGGCGCGTTCTGGAAGAGAAGCCCGACGGCATACACCTCGACGAAGATCTGCTTGCCCGACGGCTGGCAAATCTGCCCTTCCACCTGGGCGCCGTTCCCGTTCTCGAGCACGGCCTTGCGCACCTGATGCTCCGATTCCGGATCGAACACGCCGAAGGGATCGATCCCCGGCTGGAGCAGCGCCGTCGCGTCCCGCCCGGTCATCCGCTCGAAGGCCTTGTTCACGAAGACCGCCCGGCCGGCCTGGACGATCAGGATGCCCAGGGGAGAGCTCTCGACCAGGATGCGGTACTTGCCCTCCGACTCGGCGAGGGCGTGGGTCCGGGATTCCACCGTGGCCTCGAGCCTCTCGTTGAGCCTGCGGAGATCCTCCCGACTCGCCAGAATTTCCGCCTGCTGCTGCTGCACCTCGTCGGCCATTCGGTCGAAGTGCCATGCCAGCGTCTCGAGCTCATCGCCGCTGCGTAGATTCAGTCGCTGCGAGTAATCCCCTCGGGTAATCGCGCGAATCGCGACCACCAGCCGCTCGATCGGGCGCGTGATCGCGCGCGCCGCGAAACGCGCGCCGATCAGGCAGAGGATCGCCGCGACGATCCCCGCGAGAACGAGGTGGTGGGTCGTCCGCTGAATATCCGCGTTTACTTCCGCGAGAGAGATCCCGACCCTCACGGTCCCCCACTTCACGTCGTGCTCACCCACGTACACGGGAACGAGGAACTCGATCGCAGGCGCCCGTTCTGACAACGCGGCCGGGACGATCATCCAGCGGTCCTCGCGCGTCTGAGCGGCTTCCGTGTCCGCGCGTTCGCGCCGCGGATGCCCGAAGGAGTTTCGCTCCCGGCTGTCGGCGGCGACCTGGCCCTCTTTGTCGTAGATCACGACGTAGGCCACTGCGGCGTCCCCGCGGGAGCGGCTCGCGGCCTGGCTCAGCGCCACATAGTTGTACGAGAGGAGGGATGGCGTGGACAGCCACGCGATGCTGTGGGCGAGCGCGAATCCCTTTTCGCGGGTCTGGCCGAGGAGCGATTCCGTTTGGTTCCGGACCACGTAGGCCAGCGAGGCGCCCACGAGCCCGACGACGATCAGCCCGAAGGTGAGGACGATCCGGGTCTGGAGCCCGAACCGGCGCCCTGCGGGCGGGTCAAGGGAGCGCTTGTATTGGCTCACGTTCGTGGATGGGCTTTCCAATCCGGAGCTTCTCCATCGCGAGTGTGGATATACCCAACGGATTCACTTCCAGCCCCGAGAGGTCCTCCCTCAGCCCGACGAACGTGGACGAATGGAAAAGCGGTATCAGCGGCGCGGCCTGGACCACGCGTTTCTCCACGTCCCGGTACGCGTTCATCCGCAGATCGGAATTCGCCGTCCTTTGCGCGACGTCGAGGAGCGAGTCCACGGTCCGGTCCGCGAACCGGAAATAGTTGGTTCCGCTGGAGGAGTAGAACAGCGCGCGGAGAAAGGTGTCGGGATCCGGAATATCCGCGACCCAGGCCAGCCCGAACATCTGGGCGTGCCTGCCCGTGATGACGCTGTCCAGCTCCGCCCACGAGACGTACTTGAGCTTGATGTGGATTCCCGCCTCCGCGAGCGAGCTCACCATCACCGCATCCACTTGGCGAACGCTCTGGTTCGCGGTCGACTTCCAGAGCGTGATGGCCGGCAGGGGATGGCTGGGCCCGAACCCTGCCGACGCGAGCATGCGGCGCGCGGTTTCGGGATCGTGGGAAAAGGTTCGCTGCTCGGGGGAGTAGGCGGGCAGCCCCGGAGGCAGGATCCCTTGGGAGAGCACCTTCCCCGCCGGCCATAGGTTCAGCATCGCCTTGCGGTCCATGGCGAGCGCGATCGCCTGCCTCACCTTGGGATTGTTGAGCGGAGGCCTTCTCGTGTTGATTCCGATGAACGAAAGGCTCAGATCCTGCCAGCGCACGACGCGGATGTTCGGCTTTCCCCTGAATTCCTCGAGCAGGTTGAGCGGCAAATTCGCCATCGCCGCTTCGCCGCGGATCAGGGCCTCGGCTCCTTGGGTATCCACCCCTTCCGCGCCCGCCTTCGGCGTGTAGAAGACGATGGAATCGATCGCGGGTTTGCCGAGGAAATAGCCGGGATTGGCCGCGAGAACGATGACGTCCTCCCCCCGCCGATAGGCCAGGTGAAAGGGACCGCACCCGACGGGGTGCTGGGAAAACGGCGTCTTCCCTGCGGCTTCCACCGCTTCGCGGGGCACGACCGACGCCTGGTCGAGCGCGAGCGCGCTCAAGAGCGCCCCGTAGGGGCGGCTGAGCTTCACTTGGAGCCTGTAGCGGCCCAGGGCGCGGATGCCGGCGATTCTCTTCGATTTTCCCTCGATGAATTCCGGCACCCCGACGATCGCATCGAGGTAGCCCGCCGCGAGTCCCTGGGATCGGAAGGGCTCCCGGAAGAGCCGGGTCAAGCTGTAGACGAAATCCCCCGCCTCGACCTCACGGCCGTTATGGAAGCGGACCCCCTTGTGCAGGTCGAAAACGTAGGTGAGCCCGTCGCGCGAGATGGTCCAGCTCTCGGCGACCTGGGGAATGGGCTCGAGATCGGAGGTGAGCCCGACGAGGGGGCTGAAAATCTGCGCGATGACGATCGAGGCATAGGCGTCGGAAGCGAGGGCCGGGTCCAGAGTGCCGGGCCTCTCGTTGAAATACCGGAACACCTGGGGCTTCGATGGAGCCCCGGAACGGGCCTCGTCCGTGCCGTCGGTTCCGAGACGCCCCCGGTCCCCGGGCGAAGGCCCGCGCAGCTTCGGCGCCGCCAGGGAGGCCACGATCACGAGGACCAAGGCGGACGTGATCGCGACGGGGTTGGTGGGGCGGTCGCTCCCTCTCCTCTTTAGCACAGCGATCCCCCCACAACGGGCCGTGGTTATGGCCGATGGCGGCGGGAGCCCGCGCGCTTCGTGGCGCCGCGGGCCCGCCGACCCGAACCGAATGGTCAGAGTCATATATCGACCTTTGCAGATACGTACTTGAGGCGAAGTTGCTGCGGAGGGGGTGGAGCAGGTCGCAGATAAGTTCTTACAACATAACTAATTATAATAGTCGAGACACAGCCCCGCCTAGCCCCCGGCCTCTTCGTCCTTGAGGGCGCGGAGCCGCTTGATTCGCGACCGGCGCTTTTTCTGCGCGATGCGCGATTCCTCCGACTTTTGGGTGGGGGCGGTCGCGTGGCGCTCCTTCCTCGGCGTGAGCGCCTCGGCAACGATCTCTTGGAGCCGTGCGAGCGCGGCTTCCTTGTTGCGCGACTGGCTCCGGTAGCGCTGACTCGTGACGCGGAGGATTCCGCGGGGACCGATCCGAGCCCCGAGAATCGCCTCGAGCCGCGCCCGCTCCTCCGGCGTGATCGCGCCGGATTCACGCAG
This genomic interval from Candidatus Eisenbacteria bacterium contains the following:
- a CDS encoding aminoacyl-tRNA hydrolase, which produces MRRETRPGGPRGHSQPRPRAGKVPVHEIEFRTSHSSGPGGQNVNKLETRVEARWKLRESGAITPEERARLEAILGARIGPRGILRVTSQRYRSQSRNKEAALARLQEIVAEALTPRKERHATAPTQKSEESRIAQKKRRSRIKRLRALKDEEAGG
- a CDS encoding ABC transporter substrate-binding protein, encoding MTLTIRFGSAGPRRHEARGLPPPSAITTARCGGIAVLKRRGSDRPTNPVAITSALVLVIVASLAAPKLRGPSPGDRGRLGTDGTDEARSGAPSKPQVFRYFNERPGTLDPALASDAYASIVIAQIFSPLVGLTSDLEPIPQVAESWTISRDGLTYVFDLHKGVRFHNGREVEAGDFVYSLTRLFREPFRSQGLAAGYLDAIVGVPEFIEGKSKRIAGIRALGRYRLQVKLSRPYGALLSALALDQASVVPREAVEAAGKTPFSQHPVGCGPFHLAYRRGEDVIVLAANPGYFLGKPAIDSIVFYTPKAGAEGVDTQGAEALIRGEAAMANLPLNLLEEFRGKPNIRVVRWQDLSLSFIGINTRRPPLNNPKVRQAIALAMDRKAMLNLWPAGKVLSQGILPPGLPAYSPEQRTFSHDPETARRMLASAGFGPSHPLPAITLWKSTANQSVRQVDAVMVSSLAEAGIHIKLKYVSWAELDSVITGRHAQMFGLAWVADIPDPDTFLRALFYSSSGTNYFRFADRTVDSLLDVAQRTANSDLRMNAYRDVEKRVVQAAPLIPLFHSSTFVGLREDLSGLEVNPLGISTLAMEKLRIGKPIHEREPIQALP
- a CDS encoding HAMP domain-containing protein; this encodes MSQYKRSLDPPAGRRFGLQTRIVLTFGLIVVGLVGASLAYVVRNQTESLLGQTREKGFALAHSIAWLSTPSLLSYNYVALSQAASRSRGDAAVAYVVIYDKEGQVAADSRERNSFGHPRRERADTEAAQTREDRWMIVPAALSERAPAIEFLVPVYVGEHDVKWGTVRVGISLAEVNADIQRTTHHLVLAGIVAAILCLIGARFAARAITRPIERLVVAIRAITRGDYSQRLNLRSGDELETLAWHFDRMADEVQQQQAEILASREDLRRLNERLEATVESRTHALAESEGKYRILVESSPLGILIVQAGRAVFVNKAFERMTGRDATALLQPGIDPFGVFDPESEHQVRKAVLENGNGAQVEGQICQPSGKQIFVEVYAVGLLFQNAPATMILISDISAQRDLQERLIRGEKLRALGELAAGVAHDFNNNLGIILGRTQLLQMKVADPELTAGLEVIRQAAMDGGQTVRRIQQYTRVREESQNEVLHLPSVAAEVIEITKGKWKNEAERRGVKVEIRIEAEAAAPILGTRAEIREALTNLIFNAVDALPMGGTIVIRARVEGAESVFEVEDNGVGMSEDVKSRMFEPFFTTKGLSGNGLGLSMVYGIVSRHRGSIEVESTEHVGTVVRMRFPSVDPARANLARPDRHPAPFKARILVVDDEPDLLEVMRDALVCEGHEIVTGNCGTEGIDRFRSGKFDAVLTDLGMPDVSGWEVARIVRAEGGPGIVLGLVTGWGATVSDEVMVAHGIDFVVSKPFEVGVLASRVNEALASRAPRPRRSASPSEPRRT
- a CDS encoding GNAT family N-acetyltransferase produces the protein MSTGTNTRIDGPLVYLEAPGPEHLPAIWKVYLDAPDYFEALTGSADFDPTAVEMLYEDALSEDSRYYLAIRRTDTKSLVGTIEFEAGADDVPATLRGLVVAQGERGRGYGRAALELAEGFLANDLGVTTIAADVPEGYDDGARFLEALGYRERRLKSAEVRWVKRIAGA